The following coding sequences are from one Pelecanus crispus isolate bPelCri1 chromosome 15, bPelCri1.pri, whole genome shotgun sequence window:
- the LOC142594975 gene encoding LOW QUALITY PROTEIN: E3 ubiquitin-protein ligase RBBP6-like (The sequence of the model RefSeq protein was modified relative to this genomic sequence to represent the inferred CDS: deleted 1 base in 1 codon): MSCVRYKFSSKLSYDTVTFSSLHIPLCDLKRQIMGCEKLKVANSNLQISNSQTNEEYTDANALIPKNSLVIVRRIPAGGVKGTSKTYVVMFLKENVRRNPCVVISSISLNFLIFRRIECTGKGTSEEFPFFLVEKVPASLSSQQTQQSITNQWPENFIPASPSIDDSSGSVSLAQLIKTANLAEADASEEDKITAMMIQSCQEYDPSNYMKKALGPPPPSYTCFRCGKRGHYRKNCPTHGDKQFESVPRVKKSTGIPRSFMVEVKDPNTKGAMLTKSGKYTILTINAEAYARGKKEKPPFLPAELSFSSSDDPIPEELLCLICKDLMTDAAVIPCCGNSYCDECIRTALLESEEHTCPTCHQTDISPDSLIANKFLRQVP; the protein is encoded by the exons ATGTCGTGCGTCCGCTACAAGTTCTCCTCCAAGCTGAGCTATGATACGGTCACCTTCAGCAgcctccacatccccctgtgCGACCTCAAGCGCCAGATCATGGGCTGCGAGAAGCTgaaggtggccaacagcaacCTGCAGATCAGCAACTCCCAGACCAACGAAG aatacacagatgctaatgccCTGATTCCTAAGAACTCATTGGTGATCGTTCGAAGAATCCCTGCTGGAGGAGTCAAAGGTACCAGCAAAACctatgttgt TATGTTCTTGAAGGAGAATGTACGAAGAAACCCCTGTGTGGTGATCTCAAGCATTTCCTTGaacttcctcatcttcaggag AATTGAGTGTACTGGAAAAGGAACAAGCGAagagttcccctttttccttgtggaaaaagtgCCTGCCAGTCTTAGttctcaacaaacacagcagtccattACGAACCAGTGGCCTGAGAacttcattcctgcaagccCTTCT ATCGATGACTCTTCTGGATCTGTT TCTCTGGCCCAGCTTATTAAG ACTGCCAATCTGGCTGAAGCTGATGCTTCCgaagaagataaaataacagcaatgaTGATACAGTCCTGCCAGGAATATGATCCATCCAA TTACATGAAGAAAGCCTTGGGTCCACCTCCACCATCTTACACTTGCTTCCGTTGTGGAAAACGTGGCCACTATAGGAAGAACTGCCCAACACATGGG GACAAACAATTTGAGTCTGTTCCCAGAGttaaaaagagcacaggaattcCCAGGAGTTTCATGGTGGAGGTGAAAGATCCCAACACCAAGGGTGCTATGCTGACAAAGAGTGGAAAATACACAATACTGACTATTAATGC GGAAGCTTATGCtagaggcaagaaggaaaagcctccCTTCCTACCAGCGGAGCTGTCCTTCTCCTCTTCAGATGATCCTATTCCAGAGGAGTTGTTGTGTCTCATCTGTAAAGATCTCATGACGGATGCAGCTGttattccctgctgtgggaacagTTACTGTGACGAAT GCATTAGAACAGCGTTGCTGGAATCTGAGGAGCATACCTGCCCAACATGCCACCAGACAGACATTTCGCCTGATTCTTTAATTGCCAACAAGTTCCTACGCCAGGTGCCATGA